A genomic stretch from Sebastes fasciatus isolate fSebFas1 chromosome 23, fSebFas1.pri, whole genome shotgun sequence includes:
- the arl1 gene encoding ADP-ribosylation factor-like protein 1, with product MGGFFSSLFSGLFGTREMRILILGLDGAGKTTILYRLQVGEVVTTIPTIGFNVETVTYKNLKFQVWDLGGQTSIRPYWRCYYSNTDAVIYVVDSSDRDRMGISKSELVAMLEEEELKKAILVVFANKQDMDQAMTPAEVANSLGLPALKDRKWQIFKTSATKGTGLDEAMEWLVDSLKSRQ from the exons ATGG GAGGTTTCTTCTCTAGTCTCTTCTCGGGCCTGTTTGGCACCAGGGAGATGAGAATTCTGATCCTGGGTTTGGACGGCGCTGGAAAGACAACCATTCTGTACCGGCTGCAGGTTGGAGAGGTGGTCACTACAATCCCCA CAATCGGTTTCAACGTCGAGACAGTCACATACAAAAATCTGAAGTTCCAGGTGTGGGATCTGGGAGGACAGACGAGTATCAG GCCCTACTGGCGGTGTTACTACTCGAACACAGATGCAGTCATCTACGTCGTCGACAGCAGCGACCGCGACAGGATGGGCATCTCGAAGTCTGAGCTGGTGGCCATGTTGGAG GAGGAAGAGCTAAAGAAAGCTATCCTGGTGGTATTTGCAAACAAACAGGATATGGACCAGGCAATGACGCCCGCTGAGGTGGCCAACTCTCTGGGCCTTCCCGCCCTCAAAGACAGAAAATGGCAGATCTTCAAGACCTCGGCCACAAAGGGCACAGGCCTGGATGAAGCAATGGAATG GCTGGTGGATTCCCTCAAGAGTCGGCAGTAA